In Chryseobacterium turcicum, a single window of DNA contains:
- a CDS encoding DUF6909 family protein — MTNSRARETTEAIERLYISMRHLFYRGFFKPSGVSGESIRSLLKTINPEIYGTMSVPSKLELDGLMYVLDRLPEGIEECAFIHLTSDEGFDKGSFEPIVPKKRRRNCYRIDEHQMNIEVLLGRSEIYDILTHLTFLFIEADKIRNLAFIQHENWKPTRAFKIIEEVVKGEKKFSRREKEVALIHLSSLIGRTFDETLNAYNTFGDDENPDRLFKIIYHLGKVSLEDAKESREREIYFSAILKERVGHHYFGEKWANKVKEVLFENNLHMRPLHIISANMHSVKNMLYGNDALKKKHSKEVDYKLYGDISDKKELRDKVSKYALEEGLIHIHDKSGSNIDVQIIDLSKVDLKNTPFNDAKFTGDDVIMVFDYAFGEQAFEVMDELLRPFEQKGEVYMMKVKSVSIMGKAGILSGGKGDIMIPTSHIFEGTADNYPFENALKLDDFKDDELKAFEGPMITVLGTSLQNRDILQYFMNTSWKAIGLEMEGAHYQKAIQVASKIRHHIAPDLFVCYAYYASDNPLETGSTLSSGGLGLTGVKPTYLITLRILEKILQSGKKEISAKK, encoded by the coding sequence ATGACAAATTCTAGAGCAAGAGAAACTACCGAGGCAATTGAAAGACTATACATATCTATGAGACACCTGTTTTATAGAGGTTTTTTCAAGCCAAGCGGAGTTTCTGGAGAAAGCATTAGAAGTTTGTTGAAAACGATCAATCCGGAAATTTACGGTACCATGAGCGTTCCAAGCAAATTGGAGCTAGATGGTTTGATGTATGTTTTAGACAGACTTCCAGAGGGTATTGAAGAGTGTGCTTTCATTCATCTTACCTCAGATGAAGGTTTTGATAAGGGAAGTTTTGAGCCGATTGTTCCTAAAAAGAGAAGAAGAAACTGTTACCGAATCGATGAGCACCAGATGAATATTGAAGTTCTTTTGGGTCGTTCAGAAATCTATGATATTCTTACGCATTTAACGTTCTTATTTATAGAAGCAGATAAAATCAGAAACCTCGCATTTATTCAGCATGAAAACTGGAAGCCGACAAGAGCTTTCAAAATCATCGAAGAAGTGGTAAAAGGTGAGAAAAAATTTAGCAGAAGAGAAAAAGAAGTGGCATTAATTCATCTTTCGTCTTTAATAGGAAGAACGTTTGATGAGACTTTAAATGCTTACAATACTTTCGGTGATGATGAAAATCCGGATAGATTATTCAAAATCATTTACCATTTAGGAAAAGTGAGTCTTGAAGATGCTAAAGAAAGTCGCGAGAGAGAAATTTACTTTAGTGCAATTCTTAAAGAAAGAGTAGGGCACCATTATTTTGGTGAAAAATGGGCCAATAAAGTGAAAGAAGTTTTATTTGAAAATAATCTTCACATGAGACCGCTACACATTATTTCAGCTAACATGCATTCTGTGAAAAATATGCTGTACGGAAATGATGCTTTAAAGAAAAAACATTCCAAAGAGGTAGATTACAAATTGTACGGCGATATTTCAGATAAGAAAGAGCTTCGAGATAAAGTTTCTAAATATGCATTAGAAGAAGGTTTAATTCATATCCACGATAAAAGCGGAAGTAATATCGATGTTCAGATTATCGATTTAAGCAAAGTAGATTTAAAAAATACTCCTTTTAACGATGCTAAATTTACAGGCGATGATGTTATCATGGTTTTCGATTATGCATTTGGTGAACAGGCTTTTGAGGTGATGGATGAATTACTGAGACCTTTTGAGCAAAAAGGTGAAGTCTATATGATGAAGGTGAAATCGGTTTCTATTATGGGGAAAGCTGGAATTTTATCAGGAGGAAAAGGAGACATCATGATTCCTACTTCTCATATTTTTGAAGGAACGGCAGATAACTATCCTTTCGAAAATGCTTTAAAATTAGATGATTTTAAAGATGATGAATTAAAAGCTTTTGAAGGGCCAATGATTACCGTGTTGGGAACTTCGCTTCAAAACAGAGATATTCTACAATATTTTATGAATACTTCTTGGAAGGCAATTGGTCTTGAAATGGAAGGTGCTCATTATCAGAAAGCAATTCAGGTAGCATCAAAAATCAGACATCATATTGCACCAGATTTATTTGTTTGTTATGCATATTATGCTTCAGATAATCCTTTAGAAACGGGGTCTACGCTTTCTTCAGGGGGTTTAGGATTAACAGGGGTAAAACCTACTTATCTGATTACCTTAAGAATTCTTGAAAAAATTCTACAAAGCGGAAAGAAAGAAATTTCAGCTAAAAAATAA